One stretch of Caldinitratiruptor microaerophilus DNA includes these proteins:
- a CDS encoding STAS domain-containing protein has protein sequence MSSAPYTIHLTGSLDIETADTLVEQVQAAAKHHETIRLDLSELGFLDSTGVGALVRLHQELQQQGRELQLYGVSPDIRELLSLLGVLSILNVS, from the coding sequence ATGTCGTCTGCACCCTATACGATTCATTTGACGGGAAGTCTCGATATCGAAACCGCGGATACGCTCGTCGAACAAGTCCAGGCAGCCGCCAAACACCATGAAACGATCCGCCTTGACCTGTCCGAACTTGGATTCCTCGACTCGACCGGGGTGGGCGCTCTTGTACGCCTTCACCAGGAGTTGCAACAACAAGGGCGTGAATTACAGCTGTACGGCGTGTCTCCCGATATCCGGGAGTTGCTCAGCTTGCTCGGGGTGCTGAGTATTCTCAACGTCTCTTGA
- the scfB gene encoding thioether cross-link-forming SCIFF peptide maturase, which yields MSRGQIHRFEVHGRKLVLDVHSGSLHQVDDLVWELLEYYPDDCTPETLAPLRGRFGAEAVDEALAELDELVERGWLFSPEPDWGDLLPRGDEPLRAICLNVAHACNLSCTYCFADKGRYGGPGALMPAAVARQAVDLLLRLSRERPVCEVDFFGGEPLLNWPVVQDTVRYARQAAAAAGKEMVFTLTTNGTLLTPEILDFLDRERVSLILSVDGRPWVHDAMRSGSYDGVAQAVRAVLARRAPGGVPAWAHGAAQGVSGAGAYAVVRGTFTSRNLDFAEDAVHLMDVIGAPHFAIEPVVLRPEDPNALRPEHIPAVAAEYERLAAILAERQRQGKVAVFHHFALEADQGPCLPRRIQGCGAGLQYLAVTPEGDLYPCHQFVGRPRFKLGTVWTGITATEVQQELVNCHVYSKAGCRECWVRYYCSGGCHANAELVTGDIHQPDPVGCALVKKRVECALWLRAQAETGEDW from the coding sequence TTGTCCAGGGGGCAGATCCACCGGTTTGAAGTGCACGGCCGCAAACTGGTCCTGGACGTGCACAGCGGCAGCCTGCACCAGGTTGATGACCTGGTCTGGGAGCTTTTGGAGTACTACCCCGACGACTGCACTCCGGAAACCCTGGCTCCCCTCAGGGGCCGCTTCGGCGCCGAAGCCGTGGACGAGGCGCTGGCCGAGTTGGATGAACTGGTCGAGCGGGGCTGGCTCTTCTCCCCGGAGCCCGACTGGGGGGACCTACTGCCCCGGGGCGACGAGCCTCTGCGGGCCATCTGCCTGAACGTTGCCCACGCCTGCAACCTGTCCTGTACGTACTGCTTTGCCGACAAGGGCCGCTACGGGGGCCCCGGTGCCCTCATGCCGGCGGCGGTGGCCCGGCAGGCCGTAGACCTGTTGCTCCGGCTCTCCCGGGAGCGGCCGGTGTGCGAGGTGGACTTCTTCGGCGGGGAACCCCTACTCAACTGGCCCGTGGTGCAGGACACCGTTCGCTATGCCCGGCAGGCCGCCGCTGCCGCGGGCAAGGAGATGGTCTTTACCCTGACCACCAACGGTACCTTGCTGACTCCGGAAATCCTGGACTTCCTGGACCGTGAACGGGTGAGCCTCATCCTGAGCGTCGATGGCCGGCCATGGGTGCACGATGCCATGCGCAGCGGTTCTTACGACGGGGTAGCGCAGGCGGTACGGGCCGTGTTGGCCAGGCGGGCACCGGGTGGCGTACCGGCCTGGGCCCACGGTGCTGCCCAGGGGGTTTCCGGGGCGGGAGCTTACGCGGTGGTGCGGGGCACTTTCACCAGTCGGAACCTGGATTTCGCCGAGGACGCGGTACACCTGATGGATGTCATCGGCGCGCCGCATTTTGCCATCGAGCCCGTGGTGTTGCGCCCGGAGGATCCCAACGCCCTGCGCCCGGAGCACATCCCGGCGGTGGCGGCAGAGTATGAACGGCTCGCGGCGATCTTGGCAGAACGTCAGCGACAGGGTAAGGTGGCGGTCTTCCACCACTTTGCGCTGGAGGCGGACCAGGGTCCCTGCCTTCCCCGGCGGATTCAGGGCTGCGGTGCGGGTCTGCAGTACCTCGCGGTGACCCCCGAAGGCGACCTGTACCCGTGCCACCAGTTCGTGGGGCGGCCTCGGTTCAAGCTGGGCACCGTGTGGACCGGGATCACCGCCACCGAGGTCCAGCAGGAACTGGTCAACTGTCATGTGTACTCCAAGGCCGGTTGCAGGGAGTGCTGGGTCCGTTACTACTGTAGCGGTGGTTGCCACGCCAACGCGGAGCTCGTCACCGGCGACATCCACCAGCCGGACCCGGTCGGCTGTGCTCTGGTGAAAAAGCGGGTAGAATGTGCCCTGTGGCTCCGGGCTCAGGCGGAAACAGGGGAGGACTGGTGA
- the scfA gene encoding six-cysteine ranthipeptide SCIFF — protein MAKHIKTVVAPALQETAKYRGCTECAVSCQSACKTSCTVGNIVCPVSTLLNSTTSAVTTAG, from the coding sequence GTGGCCAAGCACATCAAGACGGTGGTGGCCCCAGCCCTGCAGGAAACGGCGAAGTACAGGGGCTGCACCGAGTGTGCCGTCTCCTGCCAGTCGGCCTGTAAGACCTCATGTACCGTGGGAAACATCGTCTGCCCGGTGAGCACCCTGCTGAACTCCACCACGAGCGCCGTCACAACGGCCGGTTAG
- a CDS encoding DedA family protein: MLEAWVSRLAALGLWGVGLLFVIEGAGLPLPAEIPFVLSGALAHAGRYPFWLLVLLAWVTTVIGNFAGYGVGYLGGRRLVERMSSWAGVSASRLERLESWFHRHGLRVLFFTRWINWGFGQSLWLAGLARVPLRRFAPFMLVLNLAWAILWIGLGVSLAGLLGRLGVGRGGLVLSVLVAVVVVVGTYFVHRGLRSRKALPE; this comes from the coding sequence GTGCTCGAGGCGTGGGTGAGCCGCCTGGCGGCCCTGGGGCTGTGGGGCGTCGGGCTCCTGTTCGTGATCGAGGGTGCCGGTCTGCCGCTGCCGGCGGAGATCCCGTTCGTGCTGTCGGGTGCGCTCGCCCACGCCGGTCGGTACCCATTCTGGCTGCTCGTTCTGCTCGCATGGGTCACGACGGTGATCGGCAACTTCGCGGGGTACGGCGTCGGGTACCTGGGCGGCCGGCGGCTCGTGGAGCGGATGTCGTCCTGGGCCGGGGTGTCGGCCTCGCGACTCGAGCGGCTGGAGTCCTGGTTCCACCGGCACGGCCTGCGCGTCCTGTTCTTCACGCGGTGGATCAACTGGGGCTTCGGGCAGAGCCTGTGGCTGGCCGGACTGGCCCGGGTCCCCCTGCGGCGGTTTGCCCCCTTCATGCTGGTTCTGAACCTGGCGTGGGCGATCCTCTGGATCGGCCTCGGGGTTTCGCTGGCCGGGCTTCTGGGCCGGCTGGGCGTCGGCCGCGGGGGGCTGGTGCTCTCTGTCCTGGTCGCCGTGGTGGTGGTCGTGGGTACGTACTTCGTGCACCGGGGGCTGCGCTCCCGTAAGGCCCTGCCCGAGTGA
- a CDS encoding glycoside hydrolase family 26 protein — translation MARVFTLATALSFLVGSAAGSTPGSVRRPVDLPGAVAVLDPGGQVAARLPVDPAGTRTAVPTGPSHPSQVYSGNGVRFRLPPGWRVDDAAPAVMTRLQAPGAVMEVYVQDLRADLADARTYIEYGHRSVLKQWNGIRLLGDESATLAGKTARIVSWSRPALLRLQEDRRFYREIDLVESPRLVVTILLKATESEYVAAQRAQLDLARSVVPDGSPPRQQLPDPPAGRDWREWQGRTPLRWEVPESGLIWGIFDPLLAPGPTWNYAGFREYEKDLGVRFGVLMTYQSFGQPFPTAELEMAARDGRLVMLTLQSWHPVERERVYSEPLSLTLRILSGEFDEYLRTYAQAAREWGRPFFFRLDNEMNTDWVPWGAFQYGKDSELYRQAWRYVWEIFRAEGADNAIWVWNPNDTAFPNWKWNHHTVYWPGSRYVDWVGLTAYNLGNSNPGSRWRTFREAYGPPYDEYRRLYPGKPLMITEFASHSGPGDKAQWIRDMFEALKTDFREIKIAVWWNGTEGPRQYRLDSSPESRRAFVEGLRDPYFVNPIRFVGS, via the coding sequence TTGGCAAGGGTTTTCACCCTGGCAACGGCGCTCTCGTTCCTGGTCGGTTCGGCGGCCGGTAGTACGCCTGGCTCGGTCCGCCGCCCGGTAGACCTGCCGGGAGCCGTCGCGGTCCTCGATCCCGGAGGACAGGTGGCTGCGCGGCTACCGGTGGATCCGGCGGGGACGCGGACGGCCGTCCCGACCGGGCCCTCGCACCCGTCCCAGGTCTACTCGGGGAACGGCGTGCGTTTTCGCCTGCCACCGGGGTGGCGGGTAGATGACGCCGCGCCGGCGGTCATGACGCGGCTGCAGGCCCCGGGGGCGGTCATGGAGGTGTACGTGCAGGACCTGCGCGCCGACCTGGCGGACGCGCGCACCTACATTGAGTACGGCCACCGTTCCGTGCTCAAGCAGTGGAACGGGATCCGCCTCCTCGGCGACGAGTCCGCGACGCTAGCCGGCAAGACGGCCCGCATCGTGTCGTGGAGCCGGCCGGCCTTGCTCCGGCTGCAGGAGGACCGGCGCTTCTACCGTGAGATCGACCTGGTCGAATCCCCGCGCCTCGTGGTGACCATCCTCCTCAAGGCGACCGAGTCCGAGTACGTCGCCGCGCAGCGGGCCCAGCTGGACCTGGCGCGGTCGGTCGTACCGGACGGCTCCCCTCCGCGCCAGCAGCTGCCGGACCCACCCGCTGGCCGGGACTGGCGGGAGTGGCAGGGCCGGACGCCGCTTCGCTGGGAGGTACCCGAAAGCGGCCTGATCTGGGGGATTTTCGATCCTCTCCTCGCACCGGGGCCGACCTGGAACTACGCAGGTTTCCGGGAGTACGAGAAGGACCTCGGGGTGCGTTTCGGGGTGCTCATGACGTACCAGTCCTTCGGCCAGCCCTTCCCGACGGCAGAGCTCGAGATGGCTGCCCGGGACGGCCGCCTCGTGATGCTCACGCTCCAGTCGTGGCACCCGGTCGAGCGCGAGCGCGTCTACAGCGAGCCCCTGAGCCTCACCTTGCGAATCCTGAGCGGTGAGTTCGACGAGTACCTGCGTACGTACGCTCAGGCGGCCCGGGAGTGGGGCCGGCCATTCTTCTTCCGACTCGACAACGAGATGAACACGGACTGGGTGCCGTGGGGCGCATTCCAGTACGGGAAGGACTCGGAACTCTACCGCCAGGCCTGGCGCTACGTGTGGGAGATCTTCCGCGCCGAAGGGGCGGATAACGCCATCTGGGTCTGGAACCCCAACGACACGGCGTTCCCGAACTGGAAGTGGAACCACCACACGGTCTACTGGCCGGGGTCCCGATACGTCGACTGGGTCGGGCTCACCGCGTACAACCTGGGCAATTCGAACCCGGGCAGCCGTTGGCGGACCTTCCGCGAGGCGTACGGACCTCCGTACGACGAGTACCGGCGGCTGTACCCGGGCAAGCCGCTCATGATCACCGAGTTCGCCAGCCACAGCGGGCCGGGCGACAAGGCGCAGTGGATCCGGGACATGTTCGAAGCTCTCAAGACCGACTTCCGCGAGATCAAGATCGCGGTGTGGTGGAACGGGACGGAAGGGCCCAGGCAGTACCGGCTGGACAGTAGCCCCGAGAGCCGGCGGGCGTTCGTCGAGGGCCTTCGCGACCCGTATTTCGTCAACCCGATCCGGTTCGTCGGGTCCTGA
- a CDS encoding ISLre2 family transposase, which yields MGEVSMWLVREIMDLILLLVHGISELLRTRHDFMELEKGIFRLVQEVARRALVLALHRLDDELMRRRDAARYELVHSKPRTIVTPFGKVQVRRRYYRDRQSGEGHFLLDEALGWTARQRLSPWATELAVAMAAEMPYHRAAAVLAKLTLGGMDVRAMSVWREVQEVGAVRVEQAEAQRRAVFDRGEVPAGQRRTERLRIEVDEVVVQGRGPRGAHRHLGLKLAVGYEGKEQVGQNRWQLVERRVTAGLASAEVFSEQTYADFGSKWDLSAVQDVVVGGDGAPWVKQWAGTFAGARYQLDPFHLRRALLEGLSHDEEAYRKAVEALKVKDWSQVEQVLATAERASRGAQRKRVAGLRKYLQENWDGICRSGAADSLGTIEGQVFHHVARRMKRHGAQWSDRGADHLVRLLAARANGELAVMGRQAWPMQSEVLRQATGSTAIRVQPGELNDPEAWLRVNLPALSGPAAGSPWVKYVLRELVRALPRSA from the coding sequence ATGGGTGAGGTCTCGATGTGGCTAGTTCGTGAGATCATGGACCTAATCCTGCTGCTGGTGCATGGGATCTCGGAGTTGCTGCGGACCCGCCACGACTTCATGGAACTGGAGAAGGGGATCTTCCGGCTGGTGCAGGAGGTGGCGCGACGGGCGCTGGTGCTGGCGTTGCACCGGCTGGACGACGAGCTGATGCGCCGGCGGGACGCGGCGCGATATGAGTTGGTGCACAGCAAGCCGCGGACGATCGTGACGCCGTTTGGGAAGGTGCAGGTGCGGCGGCGGTACTACCGGGACCGTCAGAGCGGGGAAGGCCATTTCCTGCTGGACGAGGCGCTGGGGTGGACAGCCCGCCAGCGGCTGTCGCCGTGGGCCACAGAACTGGCGGTGGCGATGGCCGCGGAGATGCCGTACCACCGGGCGGCGGCGGTGCTGGCGAAGCTCACGCTGGGGGGCATGGATGTCCGAGCGATGAGCGTCTGGCGTGAGGTCCAGGAGGTGGGCGCTGTACGGGTGGAGCAAGCCGAAGCGCAGCGCCGTGCAGTGTTCGACCGTGGCGAGGTGCCGGCGGGGCAGCGGCGGACCGAGCGGTTGCGGATTGAGGTGGACGAGGTGGTGGTCCAAGGCCGTGGTCCCCGGGGAGCCCACAGGCACCTGGGGCTGAAGCTGGCGGTCGGCTATGAGGGCAAAGAGCAAGTCGGGCAAAACCGGTGGCAACTGGTAGAGCGCCGGGTGACCGCAGGCTTGGCCAGTGCGGAGGTCTTCTCGGAGCAGACGTATGCGGATTTCGGCAGCAAGTGGGATCTGAGTGCGGTACAGGACGTGGTGGTGGGCGGCGACGGTGCCCCGTGGGTGAAGCAGTGGGCGGGGACGTTTGCCGGAGCGAGGTACCAGCTGGACCCGTTCCACCTCCGCCGGGCGCTGCTGGAGGGTCTGTCGCATGACGAGGAGGCCTACCGGAAGGCGGTGGAGGCCCTGAAGGTCAAGGACTGGAGCCAGGTGGAGCAGGTGCTGGCGACGGCCGAGCGGGCCAGTCGTGGGGCGCAGCGCAAGCGTGTGGCAGGGCTGCGGAAGTACCTGCAGGAGAACTGGGACGGCATCTGCCGTTCCGGGGCCGCAGACAGTTTGGGCACCATTGAGGGGCAGGTGTTCCACCATGTCGCCCGACGGATGAAGCGCCATGGAGCGCAGTGGAGTGACAGGGGAGCGGACCATCTGGTGCGGCTGCTGGCGGCCCGGGCGAACGGGGAATTGGCGGTGATGGGGCGGCAGGCCTGGCCGATGCAGTCGGAGGTGTTGCGCCAGGCAACCGGCTCGACGGCGATTCGGGTGCAGCCCGGGGAACTGAATGATCCGGAGGCATGGCTGCGGGTGAACCTGCCGGCGCTCAGCGGACCAGCTGCCGGCTCGCCGTGGGTCAAGTACGTGCTACGTGAGCTTGTGAGGGCGCTGCCGCGGAGTGCATAA
- a CDS encoding nitroreductase family protein — MDVRTAILTRRSAKRFLPDPIRRDSIERMLEAAVRAPNHWLTEPWHFYVVMGTGRERVAELRARQMRESGQTDPDRISRHTVEIRTIPALIFVSARRGKSEQETHENRLATAAAIMNMLLVAHEEGLGAIWRTGQFIHYEPLREFLGVPADAEIIGQIYVGLPAEVRDTPRTPWQEKTSWITE, encoded by the coding sequence GTGGATGTACGCACGGCCATCCTTACCCGCCGTTCGGCCAAGCGTTTCTTGCCCGACCCCATCCGGCGGGATTCGATCGAACGCATGCTGGAGGCGGCGGTGCGGGCTCCGAACCACTGGCTGACGGAGCCGTGGCACTTCTACGTCGTGATGGGGACGGGGCGAGAGCGCGTGGCCGAGCTCCGTGCCCGCCAGATGCGGGAGTCCGGACAGACGGATCCGGACCGCATCTCCCGCCACACGGTGGAGATCCGGACGATCCCTGCACTCATCTTCGTCAGCGCGCGACGGGGCAAGTCGGAGCAGGAGACCCACGAGAACCGGCTGGCGACCGCCGCGGCGATCATGAACATGCTCCTGGTGGCGCACGAAGAGGGCCTGGGGGCGATCTGGCGGACCGGCCAGTTCATCCACTATGAGCCCCTGCGGGAATTCCTGGGCGTGCCCGCCGATGCGGAGATCATCGGCCAGATCTACGTGGGGCTGCCGGCGGAGGTCCGGGACACCCCTCGGACACCCTGGCAGGAGAAGACCAGCTGGATCACGGAATAG
- a CDS encoding fumarylacetoacetate hydrolase family protein, whose protein sequence is MYLLTFRDETGLRLGVRTERGVLDVDAARRRLGVRNVPQSITEILEGGERALRSLQAFVERVLESGEVEWVDEAGLTLAPAVPQPGKLICVGLNYLDHCRETGMEPPKAPVLFAKWNNALAASGETITLPAASSQVDYEAELAVIIGRRCKGVSPEAALDYVAGYTIMNDVSARDFQFSDGQWVRAKSQDGFAPLGPYFVTKDEVPDVQDLPIRLLLNGQVMQDSSTAEMIFPVREIVSYISQGITLEPGDVIATGTPFGVGMSRKPPVWLQDGDEVAIEIGRLGRLVNRFRRA, encoded by the coding sequence ATGTATCTCCTGACGTTCCGCGACGAGACGGGGCTGCGTCTCGGCGTGCGGACCGAACGCGGCGTTCTGGACGTCGATGCCGCGAGGCGAAGGCTAGGCGTGCGAAACGTGCCGCAATCGATCACCGAGATCCTGGAGGGCGGAGAACGTGCCCTTCGCAGCCTCCAGGCGTTCGTGGAACGAGTTCTCGAATCGGGCGAGGTCGAGTGGGTCGACGAGGCAGGCCTGACCCTGGCCCCGGCCGTGCCGCAACCCGGCAAGCTGATCTGCGTTGGCCTCAACTACCTGGATCACTGCCGTGAGACCGGGATGGAGCCCCCGAAGGCTCCCGTGCTCTTCGCGAAGTGGAACAACGCGCTGGCGGCCTCCGGCGAGACCATCACGCTGCCGGCGGCAAGTAGCCAGGTGGACTACGAGGCGGAACTCGCCGTCATCATCGGGCGGCGCTGCAAGGGCGTGTCTCCCGAGGCGGCGCTGGACTACGTCGCCGGGTATACGATCATGAACGACGTGAGCGCCCGTGACTTTCAGTTCTCGGACGGGCAGTGGGTCCGGGCCAAGAGCCAGGACGGGTTCGCCCCGCTGGGCCCGTACTTCGTCACGAAGGACGAGGTGCCCGACGTCCAGGACCTTCCGATCCGCCTCCTGCTCAACGGGCAGGTCATGCAGGATTCGAGCACGGCGGAGATGATCTTTCCGGTCCGTGAGATCGTATCGTACATTTCTCAGGGGATCACCCTGGAACCGGGAGACGTCATCGCCACCGGAACCCCGTTCGGCGTGGGGATGTCCCGCAAGCCGCCCGTGTGGCTCCAGGACGGGGACGAGGTCGCCATCGAGATCGGCCGGCTCGGCCGCCTGGTCAACCGGTTCCGCCGTGCCTGA
- a CDS encoding Mov34/MPN/PAD-1 family protein, with amino-acid sequence MIGIRRVPARSFHPTVGSGAIPPLEILRVMRELDRDGLELVAIFNPHPATRACPSPTDIQNAHHPDSVYLILSLAGDEPDLRGYRIVDGQVHPVDVRVA; translated from the coding sequence TTGATCGGAATTCGGCGCGTGCCGGCCCGGTCCTTCCACCCGACCGTCGGGTCCGGCGCGATCCCGCCTCTGGAGATCCTGCGCGTGATGCGGGAACTGGACCGGGATGGGCTCGAGCTGGTGGCGATCTTCAACCCGCATCCGGCCACCCGGGCCTGCCCCTCCCCCACGGACATCCAGAACGCGCACCACCCGGACTCGGTCTACCTGATCCTCTCGCTTGCGGGGGACGAGCCGGACCTGCGGGGATATCGTATCGTGGACGGCCAGGTTCACCCGGTCGACGTGCGCGTCGCCTGA
- a CDS encoding flavin reductase family protein, producing MDPATKKRALRDITYGLYVVGTRDGDEVNAFTANWLTQASFDPPLVVLAAKKGSTSTAMIESSGVFSVNTLETGQKDLAAEFFKPVHRVGNKFGNVAFRLGETGCPILEEALSFFECRVVDRVDRGDHLIFVGEVINAGFHREGTPLTLRETGWHYGG from the coding sequence ATGGACCCCGCTACCAAGAAGCGCGCGTTGCGCGATATCACGTATGGCCTGTACGTGGTGGGAACCCGTGACGGCGACGAAGTGAACGCCTTCACCGCGAACTGGCTGACCCAGGCGTCCTTCGACCCGCCACTCGTCGTCCTGGCAGCGAAGAAGGGCAGCACGTCGACGGCGATGATCGAGTCCAGCGGCGTGTTCAGCGTGAACACCCTGGAGACGGGGCAGAAGGACCTGGCGGCCGAGTTCTTCAAGCCGGTCCACCGCGTGGGGAACAAGTTCGGCAACGTCGCCTTCCGACTCGGGGAGACGGGCTGCCCGATCCTCGAGGAGGCGCTCTCGTTCTTCGAGTGCCGGGTCGTCGACCGGGTGGACCGCGGCGATCACCTCATTTTCGTCGGGGAGGTCATCAACGCCGGCTTCCATCGGGAAGGCACGCCCCTCACGCTCCGGGAGACGGGCTGGCATTACGGCGGTTGA
- a CDS encoding acetamidase/formamidase family protein yields MARTHYFPSDKVHFTWDVGHEPVLAIDSGDTVIVETRDVSDNQITPSSDASVITTLNWDRVYPLAGPIHVNGAEPGDTLAVEILDIHTRGWGWTAIIPGFGLLAEDFKEPYLRIFDLSQGDVTYLREDIAIPIEPFFGTMGVCPAGARAQPVMPPGTFGGNMDTRQLTRGATLYLPVQVPGALFSCGDAHAAQGDGEVCVTGIEAPMYAALRFTLHKGRRIPSPQFVTGGPLTPRVNHAGWYGTTGVGPDLMQAAKDAVRSMVVHLTETYGLSAEDAYVLSSLVVDLKISEIVDAGQYIVSALLPLAIFRQAK; encoded by the coding sequence ATGGCGCGCACACACTATTTCCCTTCCGACAAGGTGCACTTCACCTGGGATGTGGGCCATGAGCCCGTGCTGGCGATCGACAGCGGCGATACGGTCATCGTCGAAACCCGCGACGTGAGCGACAACCAGATCACGCCGTCGTCGGATGCGAGTGTGATCACCACCCTGAACTGGGACCGGGTGTATCCCCTCGCCGGCCCGATTCACGTGAACGGGGCAGAGCCGGGTGACACCCTGGCCGTCGAGATCCTCGACATCCACACCCGGGGGTGGGGCTGGACGGCGATCATCCCGGGGTTCGGGCTTCTGGCCGAGGACTTCAAGGAGCCGTACCTTCGCATCTTCGACCTGAGCCAGGGTGACGTGACCTACCTCCGGGAGGACATCGCCATCCCGATCGAGCCGTTCTTCGGGACCATGGGGGTGTGCCCGGCCGGGGCCAGGGCCCAGCCCGTCATGCCGCCCGGCACGTTCGGCGGGAACATGGACACCCGGCAGCTCACCCGGGGCGCCACCCTGTACCTGCCGGTACAGGTGCCGGGGGCGCTCTTCAGCTGCGGCGACGCCCATGCCGCTCAGGGAGACGGCGAGGTCTGCGTCACCGGCATCGAGGCACCGATGTACGCGGCCCTGCGGTTCACGCTGCACAAGGGACGGCGGATCCCGTCGCCCCAGTTCGTCACCGGCGGCCCGCTGACGCCGCGGGTGAACCACGCGGGCTGGTACGGCACCACCGGCGTCGGGCCGGACCTCATGCAGGCCGCCAAGGACGCGGTGCGTTCGATGGTCGTCCACCTGACGGAGACCTACGGCCTGTCCGCCGAGGATGCCTACGTGCTCTCCAGCCTGGTAGTGGACCTCAAGATCTCGGAGATCGTCGACGCCGGTCAGTACATCGTGAGCGCCCTGCTGCCCCTGGCCATCTTCCGGCAGGCGAAGTAG
- a CDS encoding transposase → MKLLKQFLRYVSNTFLLPQHLRRVHARRHPTRVQIPTDSALLAWILGFAARVHSREELGRLLDRRSLHRLTRRHISADSLARIAAQLDRDCLRAQLLVPLIRRMRRNKLWSPGSIGPFVMVAIDGTEPIRSDHRHCTHCATRTRADGQVEYYHRVVVASTVGTHPRILLDLEPVLPGESEVAAASRLLERLANTFPWLHVFLLDAGFANGPFLAQIHRFGRGFIVRVKDHERRHLLRDAQALAARSQADRWEAAWGHHRLRVHAWDEDGFTSWDSYPGTLRVLIVDEEELPEPATRRRRMPSPGRLCPRAFYVTNLSPGQLPTRALWEAAHHRWNLENTGFHQLKHEFHWNHAFAHQSPGALFNTWLLLAVAFNLFLTFVYRRLRAGRQGNKPLRWLAQELYAALRVAPAEQLPYLAAG, encoded by the coding sequence ATGAAACTGCTCAAGCAGTTCCTTCGCTACGTCTCCAACACGTTCCTGCTCCCCCAGCACCTCCGGCGCGTTCACGCCCGCCGCCATCCCACCCGGGTTCAGATCCCCACCGACTCCGCCCTTTTGGCCTGGATCCTCGGTTTCGCCGCCCGCGTTCACAGCCGCGAGGAACTCGGCCGCCTCCTCGACCGTCGTTCCCTCCACCGCCTCACCCGCCGCCACATCAGCGCCGACTCCCTCGCCCGGATCGCCGCTCAGCTCGACCGCGACTGCCTTCGCGCCCAACTTCTCGTCCCGCTCATTCGCCGCATGCGCCGCAACAAACTCTGGTCCCCCGGCTCCATCGGCCCCTTCGTCATGGTCGCCATCGACGGCACCGAACCCATCCGCTCGGACCACCGCCACTGTACCCACTGTGCCACCCGCACCCGAGCCGACGGCCAGGTCGAGTACTACCACCGCGTCGTCGTCGCCTCTACCGTCGGCACCCACCCCCGCATCCTCCTCGACCTGGAACCCGTCCTTCCGGGCGAGTCCGAAGTGGCCGCGGCCAGTCGCCTGCTCGAACGGCTTGCCAACACCTTTCCCTGGCTCCATGTCTTCCTCCTCGACGCCGGCTTCGCCAACGGACCCTTCCTGGCCCAGATCCACCGGTTTGGCCGCGGCTTCATCGTCCGGGTCAAAGACCACGAGCGCCGCCACCTGCTCCGCGACGCCCAGGCCCTGGCCGCCCGCTCCCAAGCCGACCGGTGGGAGGCCGCCTGGGGCCACCACCGCCTCCGCGTCCATGCCTGGGATGAGGACGGGTTCACTTCGTGGGATTCCTACCCTGGTACCCTCCGGGTCTTGATCGTGGACGAGGAGGAACTCCCCGAACCCGCCACCCGCCGTCGACGCATGCCCTCCCCCGGCAGGCTCTGCCCCCGGGCCTTCTACGTCACCAACCTCTCCCCGGGGCAGCTCCCTACCCGGGCTCTGTGGGAAGCGGCTCATCACCGCTGGAACCTGGAAAACACCGGCTTTCATCAGCTCAAGCACGAGTTCCACTGGAACCATGCCTTCGCCCACCAGAGTCCCGGGGCACTCTTCAACACCTGGCTGCTCCTGGCGGTGGCCTTCAACCTCTTCCTCACCTTCGTCTACCGCCGGCTTCGTGCAGGCAGGCAGGGCAACAAGCCGCTTCGCTGGCTCGCCCAGGAACTGTATGCCGCCCTACGGGTCGCGCCTGCTGAGCAACTGCCTTACCTGGCCGCCGGCTGA